The Microbacterium amylolyticum genome includes the window AGTCTTCGTTGTCAACGATCGCGCCGCCGTCGTCGATATGCATCGCGACGATCTCGGCAGCAGAAGTCGACTTCTCCTCGCTCGCGAGCGTGTCGCCCGTCTGCGCCTCGTCCGACTCGCTGGACTGCTCTGCGGCCGGCGCCCAGTCTGCGTCGTCTGCATGCTTGTCGGACACGTGGTGCTCCCTTAAGAAATGTTCGGGTTGCCGAAGACGAACTTGTTGACCTCGGCGAAGATCCAGTCCATACCGAAGATGATCGCCATCATCACGACGACGAACCCCAGCACAACACTGGTGAACTTCAGAAGTTCTTTGCGGGTCGGTGTAACGACCTTGCGCAGTTCAGCGATGACCTCACGGAAGAAGATCAGGATGCGGGCGAAGAAGTTGGGCTTCTTCGCGACGCTCGCACTCGCTGCTGCGCCGCCGATGGCTTCCTGAGACATTCGTCACCTTTCGTGAGTCAGCTGATGCGCTGACGCGCAGGGCGGACAGGAATCGAACCTGCAACCTGCGGTTTTGGAGACCGCTGCTCTGCCAATTGAGCTACCGCCCTCTGGCCCGGAAGGGCCTGGGGTTAGTTCACAACACCCTCGAGCTGCGCGGGGCACAGCGAAAGGATGCAGCGAACGACTGCTCTATCGATCATAGGGCATGAGGAACTCGAAGGCGAACCAGGGCGGAGCGTCACCGGCGAGTCTCGAATGTGACGCGCGCGGGTGAAAAGGGTGATTTTTGCCCGCGATCGGGGGTAGATTGCTTGTTTCCTAAGTGCCGACTTGACTTAGAGTGCAACACTATGGTTTATGGGATACCCGAGCCACGCAGATTCCCGACTGCGCAATACCCTTTTCCAACCCCTTGGCGATACCGGTAGAACGGCGATCGTCGAGCAACGACTGCTGGACGCGATTCGTGCTGGCTACCTGCCGGCAGGCGGACGCCTGCCGACAGAGAGTGATTTGGCGCGATCTTTTGGCGTATCAACGCTGACCGTGCGCGACGCGCTGAGCACACTCCGAGAGCGCGGTCTGATCACAACCCTGCGCGGCCGCAACGGAGGCAGCTTCGTCGCAAGCGACGCCGACCCGCTGGCGACCGCACGAGCACAACTGGCCGCAACATCGCGCTTGGCGCTTCGCGATCTGATGATGCACTGCGGAACGATCAACTATGCGTGCGCCCGGCTCGCTGTGCGTCGCGCTTCCGACGAGGAAGCGCGCGGCGTGCTTGAGCATGCGCGCGCGATTAACCCGTCCGACCCCGAAGAGTGGCAACTCACGGTCGAGAACGTCACGGTTGATCTCGCGGCGCTCAGCCACTCGGAGCGCCTCACGCGCGAGAGCCTGCGCTTGCAGGTCGAGTTCGCGGCGTATGCGTACGTCTTGCAGCTCGACGAGGCATCGCGAATTCGCCGAACGCGTGAGCTCATCGCCATCGCCGAAGCCATCGTCGCGCGCGATCTCGA containing:
- a CDS encoding FadR/GntR family transcriptional regulator, whose product is MGYPSHADSRLRNTLFQPLGDTGRTAIVEQRLLDAIRAGYLPAGGRLPTESDLARSFGVSTLTVRDALSTLRERGLITTLRGRNGGSFVASDADPLATARAQLAATSRLALRDLMMHCGTINYACARLAVRRASDEEARGVLEHARAINPSDPEEWQLTVENVTVDLAALSHSERLTRESLRLQVEFAAYAYVLQLDEASRIRRTRELIAIAEAIVARDLDLVTRLYDEAGTALLNELLAKRQDVAPAANMETLAATG
- the secE gene encoding preprotein translocase subunit SecE, whose product is MSQEAIGGAAASASVAKKPNFFARILIFFREVIAELRKVVTPTRKELLKFTSVVLGFVVVMMAIIFGMDWIFAEVNKFVFGNPNIS